The DNA segment cgacagtacttctgtttttacggaaaccacactgtatatcagttataaggtaatttgtttccaagtaccaaacaagtcgattatttatcatgcgttccatggtcttgcaaacacagctagttaacgaaatcggacgataattggatggatcggtatgatcacgtccagatttaggtatgggtactactatggcgtcacgccatgatgaaggaaagttacccgatgtccaaatatcatcaaaaatatttaggagagtttctaggcaggattctggtaagtgcttcaggagttgataatgtatgttatcagctcctgtagcagtatcatgagcttgatcaagagcagtatggagttcatgaatagaaaaagtttcattataatcttccccattatcagaattgaaattaatagttttcttttcttgttgtttttgatactgctggaatttaggtaaataattagaagaggaagagtgtttagcaagggtttcacccagtttatttgcgatatctgatttatcggtaagtacttgatctccatgtttaagatgattgacagtagatttagtacctttacctttaattttctggaccatattccataccttggacatgggtgtccgataatttattttagatacataattttgccaagattggcgtttgttctgtttaaaagtacgccgtgctttagcatttaaaattttaaatttattcaaattatgcaccataggatggcgacggaaataatgttctgcttttttccttgccttcctagcttgtttgcattcatcgttgaaccatggttttcttatgtgtggaactgcagaggactttggtatacactcatcagctatggagttcaattcatcagaaaaacatttaatagcatcaggaacgtcagtaaaacgttcaggtttaagcttttcagcacacagtgtttcatataaagtccagttagcctctttaaaattccgtcttgatgatggaggaacatcggatggagttacagcttttaatatagtaggaaaatggtcacttccacagaggtcatcatggactgaccattcgaattcattaagtagttctgaatttgtgagtgacaggtcaagagcagaataggtccctgtcccagggtgtaaatacgtattggagccatcattataaatacataaatcgttgtcagaacagaagtcctccaacaacttacctttagcgtttatatttacactaccccagagagggttgtgcccatttaaatctcccattataatacagggcttcgggagttggtcatagagagcatgcagatcagttttggcaaacgtcgaagacggcgaaatatacagcgagcatagcgtaaacgctacatgtaaagtaattctcacagcaacagcctgcatattagtattaagtgatacagggctttgaataacgttttgtctgactagaacggatgacccgccagtggctctatcacccggaggtgaaaaagaatgatatgcattaaaatggcgaaggtcaaatgcatctgtttgttttaaatatgtctcttggagacataacgctgaaggtgtgaaatcttggactaatagctgtaattcatgtaaattagtcctcaaacctctgcagttccattgtacaatattgttggaataaactatcttttggggggattttttggggatctaccccgcactcttttggagggcgacaagctatgtgccctagaatggacgttttcagaaacgtccatatcttcaagagacccatatttattaaacaattgaattttattttgtgaccccttaggagctctgccactttgttgctttgaagcatcagacttaggtttgggtttagttttaacaatttgttgtctatcagctgttgaatgagactcagagcgtgactgtgaagatgacttatgatcagaggactttgatgtagtaggaagtgattcctcagtctgggatgatatagcagggtataaaacctgtggggagtcggaactgacccaagtcaaggtagtttggcatcctgtggatgattttgttattttagagttggattcagatgatgattttgctactgtagcataactttctagaaggtcagatctcttcaccagtttctttgcctcagaaaaagagatattttgggtgaactttattttgttaatcgccatttgctctttccatattggacactgttttgacgaagatgaatggtcgccagagcagttagtgcattttttaaagtcactgtcacaatcttctgttgtgtgtgtcttctcaccacagtgagcacacacaacagacaatgtgcaggtagatacaccgtgtccatatttctgacatttaaaacacctgagcgggttggggatgtaggtttcaacttggatattgcagtaacccgcctttactgatttgggagcatttggcaatgaaaaagaaaacagataggtatttgtttggattgtttcattgttttttcgggtggaaaagcgcttcacatacagcacaccttgatccttcatttcgcatgctatatcaagctcggacatgtcagcaaacaaccgatcacgatctgacgatacctttacttgtgttcaaggtcttgtgagcagagaccgtgaccggaatgcccacaaaagattcaatgttcatcagattggttgtctgctgtttcttgccacactctattagtaatgcacccgaacgcaagcgtctaatgttcttgacatccccagcaataccttgaatgcccttagatactgcgaaagggttcaacttcaatggtgtcttgtccggagtctcaataacgaggaaacgtggccaatactcaatcgatagagacggtctatgagaagtatcaacgggatcaatttcaagtggatgtttggtttttttggggggtatttcataagccatgataggtgtcatatgattcatcatccgagctccccacccaccatggagtatcacaaggacaatgctaaagcaagcgggcctccagcttgcagcaccaaggatacccggatgatatactccagcagaagaattaagagattaataattctaccagattggcccatgagccaccgccttctggcataggactctaggcaaattacagaacaacatacttcaaattcaaaatgttttagattatatagtcaagtccaaatttacaacgattccaaatgatatatgtgcattgataaaaataataatgccccatgcacagggcttggcatgaccagccgattggtcgaaccgggcctattcgaccacccgtctaggcgaagtcagggccgaagtggtgtattgagcaacaggaacacggttgcaagctcctattgctctcaaccaccaggatcccctcctccgccgacacagggctgcaacccacggcaaacgggttggtggaccaaatatcctcccgggtccactacggggatgtcggcgagctcttggcgttacccagcacccaccacgaggaggtggctcgccacgggtgccctgattgaaaaacatgatcaaatggtattagatggTATTCTTTTATTGAGTTAAAGGCAATGTTTCGACacagattctaatgtcgttaatcacttgcttgacaacaacgCAAGAACTTATGTCGAAACATCACCTCTCATAGTACAAAAGAAGttttatatccataaaaattgtcaGCATTCCATTTCAATTGGACGGAGATCATTTTGAATAGAATTGTAACTAATCTCCTCACTCCCTCCTTTGAGAGCCATATCTCTGTTCATTGACAGTAAAGGATGATGTTCCCATTTTGGAAGGATTTTACAAATACTTTCCTGTGTCTCACTTCACACAACCAACTGCCAACGACAGCACTGGATATTTTTCAATACAAATGTTAAACCAAGATTAATGGATTATCTTACCCTTCATCGTCATCCACTTCCCGCAGCCGCTTCTGATCCACCTTCCGGAAGTGGACAACATCGATGTGAGTCTTGTACACAGACTTAACATTCCTCATCTTGGGGTTGACCCTCAGGGGTGTGGCTCTATAGATACCAGTGACGGTCACCCTGTCACCAGGCTGGACGCGGTCCACCAAATCGTTGTGGGCATACATGATTATTGTGTGGGGAGTCTGCCCAGGCGGCATGTCCTCTGtaaacacaaaaacattcaatttcaagactcgCCATTAAGGAAAAGAGAAACGTTGAACTGAACACTTGgaaacataatatcatatactTATACATCAGCGGAAAATATTTGCCACCCCTAACATTAAACATGCCCATCTACATGCCttcatcactggactgtctggtccagtctcatGTATTCACAGGCTGCGGTTGTACAGATGCATTACTGCTGTATGAAATGTTCAACTGCAACCAAACTAGAAGTACTTGAAAAGGTAATCAACCTTTAAGTTTCAAACATACTTTCATACTCTtggtttaaatttaaatttacccAGTTGTACTATTCTAAATGTAGTAAAATAGGCTCTAGAGATATTTTCAGCCTAATTTAAACACTGTTAAATACCAATAATATTATAAGATCAcgtcagcctgtaaataattatggttttttttcacaacagAAATCATGAAGCAatcgttttcattttttgttttacatgAAGAAGAACTACACAATCTTTCACTGCCACCATCTACTCTTAAGAAACATTCACTGCAAGACACTGATACTGCGACCTGTCACAATTTCTGCCTAGGAATCCCTTTTCAGGTTATCAACTGTTAAAAATTTTTACCTGGAGATTCCTGGAGCTTGATCATCTGTTTGTCGCTGAATTGAGAGCGGTTGTGTACCAGGGTAAAGGAGTGGTTGGTGTTACAGTTGGCACAGAGAGTCGGCTCGGAGATACGGCCACGGTCAATCTCCACAGACTTGGTGCTGGAACACACATGACATCGGAAGAACGCTTCCCTCATTTCCGGGATCAGAGACGACAGTCGGATCACCATTCCTCCAATTGTCAGCAACTTGTCAATATCTAAACCAAACAACAATCACATACACACAATACTTAACATACAAACGTAAAGATTTCGGATTTACCAAACCATAAATATTATCAGATAAAAACCTCAACCTACACAAACTAGCCTTTTCGGAACATCTCAGCTCATTTAACACTGCAATCAGCTGCAATCGAGGTAAATATGATTTACATAACAACAAATTATCAATCTGCAATCTGGTCCAAACAATCCTGCTATCTATGACCCATGCCTTTGGAGTACAAGTGCATACAATCATAAAACCGAATTTGTGGCTAGGTGAAATTTCACTATTAGGACAAGCAGAAATTGGGACATTTTCGTTTTGTTCCCATATAACACCAGTCCCCTCAtcacaaccatttcaaacattacCCAGTACAAACCAAACAGATGTATGTTCTTAATTGTAACCTACCTTCTGGATTAAGTGATCTCATGTTTTTCGTCTTGTCTGAATTAAATGGTCGGACTTGGATTGTATGGTTAAGGACAGCATCTGGGTATTTTTCAAAGAACATTTCGTTGACGGCCATATCAAATGTGGGAATGACTTCCTGGGGGTAGTTGACCAGTTGACGGTATATCTCGGCATCAAACTCCTGCAAGTGCTTGCTGTTGATGTTCAGGAATGGCTCTCCGATTGCATTGATCTGCAATTGATGTGATCAACTGAAAGTTTCAGATCAAACAATCCTGAAAAGACTTTGTTCTGCATTTGTCTCAGTGTGAAATACTGAGCTGTATTACAGGgccagtaaataatcaaatcgGGAGTGTGAGctagtttatttttacgccactaaagtaaaatatattccagcaatatcatggcaggggacaccagaaatgagcttcacccattgtgtccatgtggggaactgaacccaggtcttttaCATGAAGAGCAACCACCGTAACTagaaggctaccccaccatcaaATCAAATATGGACCAGGCAAACCAGagactgatattatgagcaccAATCCTTGATGCCAGGTTATACCATTTCAGTTAAGGCAACGTTGACATCAGTCACTAGGACAgtgtaaaccatttctttctaaGATGCAAGAGGGCCACTGTTAATCTAAGATTAACtttgctgtttaatgctgcactcaacaatatcacagatttACGAGGGaggcctgtaaataatagtcaaccagacagtccagtgattgacataatgagAATTGATccacacaattgggatacaataacGTGCATCAAACTTGACAAGAGAACCTGACCAGTTCTGTGTCATGCAACATGCAATGAATAGTGTTTTCAAAATCCATATCATGTAATGTCTTTACAAGCCCAAATCTATGGTAAGAAATTAGAACTATCAATTCTTAGAATTTTAATTTTCACTGGTTGTTGAGCAGTCGCTATCGTTTGTACCTCGGCCAATCTCTGCAGATAATAAGGTTCGTTAATATCCATCCCTGCAAACTGCTCATCGTCGGCGACGTCATGGTCGATGTATTTAGTgatgaaacgtttgaacttgtCCTTGCACTGTTCAATGTCCACATCAGTTCCCCAAATTACCAACTGCGGTCCGCTGTTCGAGTCTGTTCCAAGCTCGCTGGTCACACGTGTGGGCTCCTACAAAACATGGAATGGGTTACTAAATGTGGACAATTGGTTTCAAGGTTTCAGTTTGTTATTCAACACCACagtaagcaatattctagctatattaTGCAGCCTGTATGTTATTGaaactggaccaaacaatccaagaattaaaataAGCATTCATTGATTCATGTCTATGGATATGATGGCACAACCAAACCTGACCGTATTTTGTCACTAACTGCACCCTGCATTGGCTGACTGCTTAGTGACATGCAACCTTGGCAGTAAGTGACTTGAAAAAGAGGAAATTCGGCCTTGAGGCACTTAACAACCAGTCTACCCTAGGGCCCTTCATGagttacaaacaaaaacattaaaacatccaCATAATGTCATGTATATGTCCTGGATCTTCAATAAATGGCATCATGGTCCGGAAACCAAATTACTGTCCACCATTGTGAAGAAAAGATTTCCAATTATGGCTCAAATAATTTCTTGGTGTTCAGTGAAGCATTACTTACAGATGGTTCTGACCCTCCGATGGCCACCTGTTTCATTTTCTTGCTGCTTCGTATGTCTGATCGGTGCCTGACTGGGGTCTGACCAAGCCCGGGTGTGCGGGGCGTGCCAATACCACCACGGGAACTGGGGGTGCCGTAGTTAAGAGGAGAGCTTAAATCTATCTCGCTTGTAGGAACTGAAAATACAACAGAACAGTGTTACATTTGAATAATATAATGATGTCAACAAATAAACTATTCATGTAGGATGAAAAAGCTAGACTGTTGGAAAATCAGGGCACAACAGACACTATCAGACAAGTGAAAGCGTTGAATCACGATCCATATCGTCCCTCGGGAAACTTGTATCAAGAAGATAATTCAAGACACCACCAGACTTTTTATATggcagtatatatatctataataTATTTGAGGCAATCGTCAGTAGCAACAGACAGCTGAAGCACTCGAAAACAGTAAGTTTTGCAACTGCCATATTGTAATATGATAggactagatatttgtatagcgctgatatccagttagttcaactgctcaaaggCACTTTGttttttcccctcgatcattggatgtccattaCAACGGCActattattttcaatctcaacttcctggggatcatacaactcctGCAGTCTACCACGTGCACTGAGCTAACGTGGTTTTTCCAtgcttacgaggtacccattcacagctgggtggactgggacacatagtcacagtactttgtccatgtttactgcacgtttcTGTACCCGAAACTAGGTGTTGGCATGTATCCATGTGGCCACCAACAGATTCGTGGgctcttttaagtgcacagggttgtataCTGTACACTAGAGGTTGCTACAGCACTGAAGGAGTTtccacacaaagttgactccaaggtttttttacacccggtcacaggtgggctcgatgtACTGTGTGTAATTCGGGTTACATGCCCTTGGTTGTCAAACACAAGACAATCTTCATTCTTTCTCATGTTTTGAGGATGTTGCAGGCTGGCTCTACCTATGACCCAGGAATGAACTGATGGATCAACCTTCTTATTTCCACACATTTAACATAACAAGCTATTGACTTACTGCCATTCTTTGGACTTGAGAACAGGCTCTCATCTCCTGCCTGCCCTGAGGGGGGTGAGGATGGCATGGGTGCGAGGTCGCTGCCAGGGGAGGCATCAATTCGGCGCCGACGGGATGGAGGGGATGAACCCTCTCCAGTCTTCTTAGCAGACTTCTTGGCACTGCCTCGTGTGGAAGAGGCTGTATCATAACAAGGATTTATTGTCATATTGATAATATATCATCGTGCCTTTACAAGGATTTATCTTCACAATATGTCATTGTGCCTTTACAAGGTTTTACCTTTATAATATATCGTGCCTTTACAGCGATTTATCTTACAATATATCATTGTGCCTTTTACAAGGATTTATCTTCACAATATATCATTGTGCCTTTTACAACAATTTATCTTCACAATATGTCATTGTGCCTTTTACAAGGATCTATCTTCATAATATATCATTGAGCCTTTACAAGGACTTATCTTCACAATATATCATTGTGCCTTTACAATGATTTATCTTCACAACTTAACGTTGTGCCTTTACCAGGATTTATCTTCATAATTATCATTGTGCCTTTACAACAATTTATCTTCACAATATGTCATTGTGCCTTTTACAAGGATCTATCTTCATAATATATCATTGAGCCTTTACAAGGATTTACCTTCATAATAAATCTAAGTGGCTTAGCAAGTAACCTGAGAGAACAATTTTGTACAAGAATTTAGTTTTTTATTAAAAAAGTCCTCAGATCCAGAGGCATTTCAACACTGCATTGAATTAAataatgcatgaaatataaCAACAAGCAGAACTTGAACAATATCACTGTTGAAATCATTCATATGAATTGTGAAATGTTCAGTTCAAATCTTGAGATTCAAACTAACATTTCCCACAGATTTTAAGTCAAATACAAGCTACCAAAAAGGAGAGTTAAATCTCTGCAAAGCTACATAAATGATCATCTGCTACAGGATGGTTTCTGAGGGATTCACAGAAGATTAGAGCAGTGAATCTTGATTTCTGAAATTAGCAGATCAACAGGTTTTAGAAAACTGTTGTAACTTACGTGTACTTGCCCCAGATCGTGTACTTCTACGAGATGCTAAAAAGAAAGACACTTTGAATCAATTCTTAGGTGTGAATAAAAGACATAATATTTACGAGTATCAGGAGATAACTCCACAAAGTAGGGCCAGAAAGACTTCCACCCATATCCCAACTTACATTTCATTCTTGTCAAATCAtatcaactgaaaatatatatcccTCATCTAATAAGGACAAGTCTTAACAtgctttttttatttgtttcttaacATACTGAAAGACACATCCAACATTTTACCATaaaaaatgccacttaaagaaacTTAATCGTTACATTTAAGGGGGATGCCAATGGAAGTCTTACCATACATTTTCTATGGACAACATATACACACTGTGTTCTCAACTGTTTGGTATGCAGAGGTGACATAAAACCTATCTCAAATACAGTGGAACACCTACGCGTTCTCTGTCCTGCATCTTCACTCTCAGTGGGGCTGCCAGGCTCAGAGCTCCGACCTCGCTTGCTACGTCGACGTGGTGTTGTAGGGgatgacatgttttttcttcACTCTGAAATAATATTTCCATCAGAACCTGCATTATTGTAAAACAGTACTCTGAAAGAATAAAATCACTCCAAAGAATGATACCTCTTGTCATCAATACATGTAATGATGTAGCAAGTACTGCTCGCAATTTGGACAAAACGCATCAAAGTGTTATCGAGGaacaaaaaaaatagaaatggtAAGAGTTCCTCCCATTCTCCATCGCAAATAATTGGTGTCTTGCACTTTATCGGATGCACTAGTCCTGAGGATCTTTAAGAGGGGTGGGGTGCCCAAAGGCTAAGGAAAACTGCAATCTAGCCCAAATAATATGTATGAATTGATAttagaattattaacaaaacctaatGCAAGAACTACTAGAGGACTTGCAAATACAATTAAAAACCCCCACATTAAGTAAAAAAGATATGGTTGAACCACTTAGTGTTATCTGCTAATCTGCGGAAGAAAGAACTTGGGGGAATGAAGAAACTCTttccaaaatcaaaacaaaaacaaaactaccCCAAGTAGTGTCCAACTAGTATTTCTATTACTCTGACATTGGGGAAAGATCCATGTGATAACCGTGTGATAATATGTTCGTGATCATCAATCCCATGGAGTCCCAATGTATGCTTGCAACATTTCAATTTATCACGGTGCATGACTTGCACATGGAGAATTTGTGTTTTTCGAgttggtcaaatatatctaaaatccTAATTAATCGCGTGAATGATTTAATGATCTAAATTGTTCCTACTTACATCAATAAACGATGAGAGTAATGGTAAAAACAGCttcaaaatgaatatttacTATTATCGAAGATGGCTCTTACGTTTAGATTGCCTCCTTGTACAAACATCAATGAGTCACGACGGGGCagtatgtttaaaaaaaacactcTGATTTTTCAGAAAAGACCCTAATCAGTGATATTTTGATACCGATCGGcctatgaaaacaaaacaatcaatgaGAGCACCAATAAAATTGGATTTACTCCACTCTTTACATCAAAACCTAGCCACGCTCAATGGCTGACACGAAACAAATTCTAGATTTTGAGGAAAATATTTCAGCCCCTACAACAAGTAAGAGCGTTGACATGCACGATCGACGACTTCCACATGCAATATTATCTTCAATTAAGAAAGTGAAGACATGCAATGAAACTGATTAATGATCAAATTCAAGAAATCCTGTTTTCACTCACTCTGCAAATCGTACTGCCTCTCCTCCACGACACACTTTCCCGCGGAATACACACAAAGCTGTCACGTGGTATATTTCGCGGGAAATGGATTCCATGTGAAACACGAGTTGTTATTCTATTCCGAAATGAGAATAACAATTTATGTGACTAAATTTGAGTTGACGGTCGACACGCAATCGCtaagcatgttttttttttatcaccATAATAATTGAAGTACTTATGACACCAATTCTGACAGTTACTAAACACAATTGCCGATATGGCGATTTTCATGCTTTTTAGATATCTGTTTAACAAATTCGAAATTAACAGATAATTGATATGTTGAAATTGAATTTGTGATATCAAGAATTTACGGTAACAAGGCTTCTAGTCAACGATACTTTAACTGTCACGGCTATTATGCAGGATATTTAATGGTGAATTCTTTTGCGCTTGTTTTCAAGACATTTTACGACTCACCACAGACCAAAAATAACTGCCCGTGCCAATAAAAGAGGTTCTTTAGCATAACAAATCAAAGACAACCAAGAGGCCAGTTCATGTGAAAACTGAAAGCGTGATTTACTAATTCTACAAATTCGTAAAACTTTCAAGATTAACACCCACCATATCTGAATGCAATTAAATAAACGTTTGACACCAGTAATTAAACATTACTTTAAAATAAATTACAGATATAGCATATATAAATATCTAGCTTATGTTGTTACTAATTATTTTCTGATATTAAATGTAATTTGTGATGTTATTGCCAAAATCAACAGGGAATAAACAGTGAAACGGCGATTCATTCACAATCCAAATGAAATGAATCTTTTCgtatttttctcctgaaacaaCAAAACCCGAATTAATTCCTGAATCTCGCCCattttttactcaaaatacacacTCGCTCTCCTCTGAAGATAAGAACAGATCTTCCATGTTATTGCGGTACAAATATGATTCGTGATTCACTTGTAAATTCCCCATTTACTTTTACTGAAAACCCAATTGAAGAAGTGAAGTAGGAAACCGAACATCGCAAATCTTATTTACAAATCGGTATTGTTAACCATTTATTATCATTAGGTGCATTATTTATGGTATATTTATACAACTGCACTAAAACAATGTCGCAAAATCTAAACCGCTTTACGATATGGACTCACTTTCGGCACACgcacatgtgtacatgtgtttacATCTGAAAGAGTCAGTCACACGTGGAAAACAATGACCCGCCAGACATCGAGAGATTAACATGCGGTGTAAATGCAGATTTCCAAGAGGTCCTTTCTAGATAAGAAGTATATCCACCGGTTTAAACATGGCGTCTTGCTGTAGATTCACATACCGTTGTTTACGGTTTAGAGGGTCGAGTTCATTGTTTAAATTACACAATCAAACTATTCTCTTGGGCAGAACATTTTCTAGTGGTGATGATCATGACACTTCTGAACCAAGGATACCAAGAAGATTTTTGAAGAAGTTGGAAAAACTAAATACCAAAGAaacaaagtatgaaatatcCTTCTCAGAAAAACGCACACCAAATTCATCCCATGTGATTCACGATGAGAAGCACACTCCAGAGCGAGTGGCCAAACTTGTCCGAGAATCAGTGACTCTGACAAGTGATACACTTCCAGAATTTCCATCTGACATCAAGGGCTATCATTACAAAAAGAGACTACAAAGTAATAAAGCCTACAGACCAGCCACTGATCCATCATTGACATCAATTGTTCTTTTTCAAGGTCAAGGAAGTCAGTTTGTAGGCATGGGGAAGGACTTACTACCATACCCTGGCGTGAAAGAACTATTTGATAAAGCCAGTACCATTCTAGGCTATGATCTTCTGAAGATATGTTTGAAAGGACCCTTTGAGGAGTTAAGAAAAACTGTCTACTGCCAACCAGCGATATTGGTTACGTCTCTGGCAGCGCTGATAAAGTTAAGGGAGCTTCATCCAGAGGTAATATCTACAGGGCACTGAGGTATCATATCAGATTATATTTGAATGTAATGACCATTTATTTTTAATTAGTGGTTCATGGTATTATAGTATTGGTCTTTCATAACTCCAAATGTAGGGCTGTTGGTCTTTGTGAATACATGATGCCACTTAGAAGGTGGTCAGTTGTAGCATATGGTATATAAAGAATTACCCTCTAtaagtaaagtacagattgtaGTATTTTTGTAAGGTTTTGTCCCTACCGGGATTCGAACGCACACTCAGAGCCTGGCACCCATTCTCGACATCTCCGGGTTA comes from the Haliotis asinina isolate JCU_RB_2024 chromosome 12, JCU_Hal_asi_v2, whole genome shotgun sequence genome and includes:
- the LOC137259047 gene encoding DNA replication licensing factor mcm4-A-like translates to MSSPTTPRRRSKRGRSSEPGSPTESEDAGQRTPSRRSTRSGASTPSSTRGSAKKSAKKTGEGSSPPSRRRRIDASPGSDLAPMPSSPPSGQAGDESLFSSPKNGIPTSEIDLSSPLNYGTPSSRGGIGTPRTPGLGQTPVRHRSDIRSSKKMKQVAIGGSEPSEPTRVTSELGTDSNSGPQLVIWGTDVDIEQCKDKFKRFITKYIDHDVADDEQFAGMDINEPYYLQRLAEINAIGEPFLNINSKHLQEFDAEIYRQLVNYPQEVIPTFDMAVNEMFFEKYPDAVLNHTIQVRPFNSDKTKNMRSLNPEDIDKLLTIGGMVIRLSSLIPEMREAFFRCHVCSSTKSVEIDRGRISEPTLCANCNTNHSFTLVHNRSQFSDKQMIKLQESPEDMPPGQTPHTIIMYAHNDLVDRVQPGDRVTVTGIYRATPLRVNPKMRNVKSVYKTHIDVVHFRKVDQKRLREVDDDEGNEARFPEERIELIKELSKKSDVYERLARAIAPSIYENEDIKKGILLQLFGGCRKDFTNSGRGKFRSEINILLCGDPGTSKSQLLQYVHNLVPRGQYTSGKGSSAVGLTAYVTKDPETRQLVLQTGALVLSDNGVCCIDEFDKMNDSTRSILHEVMEQQTLSIAKAGIICSLNARTSILAAANPVDSQWNKNRTITENILLPHTLLSRFDLIFLILDPQDELYDRRLANHLVSLYFKSPEDSQDEHLDMSILKDYIGYAKRYINPRIDEDAGQAFIQAYVEMRKVGSSRGQVSAYPRQLESLIRLAEAHARMRLSETVEVADVEEARRLYKEALKQAAVDPSTGKIDVSILTTGISGAARKRKAEVAQVLKKLIQSKGKVPSLKHGKLYEDFRDKSDIPITRDMFDEALKELQDEDFLIVTNKVIRLCT